ATGCGCGGGCCGACCTGTCGGGGGGACCGCGAGACGCCGCAGGGACAGGCTGGCGATGGCGAGGAGACCGGTAAAGACGGCCAAGAGGAGGACGGACACCCACATCTGCCGGCTCCCGGGCGCCTGCCAGCCGGTCCAGGCCGCAGAGCCCGCCCACAGCAGGACACCCACGGCGTAGAAGGAGCGGACGCGATGCAGCTGCCGCACGGCCCGCAGGAACTGGATACGTTCAACCTTCGGTGCCATGCGGAGCCGTGTACCCCAGGGCGCGCTGTTCAGCAGTCGGGGTTTTTCGCTTCTGCCGTACTGCTCACCCTTGTTTTTGCTGCTGAGTGGGCCTTCGAAGTCGCGGCGTACTGCTGCACCTTGGTTCTTCTGGTCAGCCCCGCACTGTCAGGGAGGTCCAGGACGGCGCCGCAGTGCTTGCAGAGTTTCCCATCTTCTGGCGTATGCGGGCGTGCCGCAGGCCTTGCAGAACCGGTTGCCTTTGTTGTCATCAGTCTTCTGCGCCATGGCTCTCCCCGGCAGGCTGGGCTGTGATTGGACAGTGATGAATGCGGAGTACCCGCGGCTTCCGTGTCGATTCTCCAGGACATCTGCTTCATTTTTTAGTCTGCGATAGACTCTGGAATCAGACGGCTCCAGAGGTTCTGGGAATCTGTGACCCGCTGCACGGGGGTCATCTTGTCCCGCATCGGAGGTGTGGATCCGGTGTCTCGGTGGGCAATTTGGGCGAATATCCGTTGGCGACAGGCCAGTTGCTCGCGCCTTGGTGTGTGAGAGCTGTCGTCCGGCTCGCAGGAGAGAGTAGAGCGAATGGCTATGAAGGTACTTCGTCCTCATCAGCGAGAAGCCGTGGGCGCAGTGCTCCGGGCGCTCGAATTCCCTGCAAGATCCACTGTGCCTGAGCGGGGCTCCGCACTCAGGTGATCATGGCAACCGGAACGGGCAAGACACTCGTGGCCACCCACAGCGCTGAGGAGCTCCGTGCGGGGCGCGTGCTGGTGCTCGTTCCCTCCCTGGATCTGCTTGCCCAGACCGAGGCCGCGTGGCGCGAGGGAGGCCGCACGGGCCCGATGGTCGGGGTGTCCTCGCTGCGGGGTGAGGAGGTGTCCTTCCCCAACACCACGGACGTGGGCGAGCTGGTCGACTGGGTGAGGCCGTTCGACAAGGTCACGGTGTTCGCCACGTACGCCTCGCTGGGGCTGGGCACGCTGGAGCGGGCCCACAAGGCCGGCCTGCCGGGCTGGGACCTGATCGTGGTCGATGAGGCGCACCGGTGTTCGGGCCGGATCGGGAAGCCGTGGGCGGTCGTCCACGACAACACCCGCATCCCGTCCCTGCGCCGCCTGTACATGACGGCCACGCCCCGGCTGTGGCAGTTGGACGGGGACTCCGAGCAGGGCGCGCCGGGCGAGCTGGTGGCGAGCATGGAGGACGACCCGGAGGGGCCGTTCGGCGCCAGGTGTTTCACCCTGACGCTGTCGGAGGCGATCGACCGGGGAATCTGCGCGCCCTATCAGGTGGTGTGCGTGGACATCACCGACACCCAGCTCCAGGCCGCCCAGTTGCTGGGGGCTGCGGGCCGCTCGGATGAGGTGCGTGGGGCGCGGCTCGCGGCGCTGCAGACGGCGCTGGTGAAGGCGTCGGCCGAGGAAGGGTTCCGCAGGACGCTGGTCTTCCACCACGTCGTCAAGGAGGCCGAGGCGTTCGCAGCCGCCTTCCCGATGTGGCCGCGCAGCTGCATGCCGCCGACCCTGAGCTGTACCCGAAGACGATCTGGGCCAACTGGTTGTGCGGCGATCACAAGCCGAACCACCGGCGGCGGGTTCTTGCGGAGTTCGCGGCCGGGATCGCCACGGATGGCACGGTCGTGGAGAAGGGGTTCCTGGGGTCGGTGAAGGTGCTGGGCGAGGGCGTCGACACCAAGAACTGTGACTCCGTCTACTGGGCCGACGTGCGCGGTTCCATGCCTGACCTCGTCCAGGCCGTGGGCCGGGCGCTGCGGATGCAGCCCGGCGAGGGCAAGGTCGCATCCCTCGTGGTGCCGGTCCTGCTCGGGCCCGGCGAGACGGTGGACAACATGCTGACCTCGCGGGCGTTCGGGGGGTTGGCGAAGCTGCTGGAAGCGCTCAGGGCGCATGACGCCCGAGTGGTGGAGGCTCTGGCGCAGCAGCAGGCTCAGAGCCGTGTCAGGGGCGTTCAAAGCCGCAGCGGGGGTCAGGAGGGCCGAGGCGAGGGGGAGAGGAAGGGTCTGGGCCGTCGGCTCCGGCCCGGCATCTGCTGAAGTTCTCCACGCCGCGTGACCCCGCGCAGCTGGCGGCGTTCATCAAACTGCGGGTCCTCAACCCTGAGCATGAGCACTGGCGGCGCGGCATCGAGGCCGCCGTCATCTACAACCGGCTCCACGGCGGCCTGAAGGTCCCGTTCACGTACCGCGTGCCCGGCGGCGACGACCAGGAGGCCAAGGTCGAGGGGTGGCCGGCCGCGCTCGCCGGGTTCCCCCTCGGGCAATGGATCGCCGACGCAAGAAGGTTCTATGCCCGCGGCGATATGGACGAGGACCGCGTCCAGCAGTTGGAGAAGCTGGGCATGGTGTGGTCGCACTTCGACGTCGCATGGGAAGAGGGCCTGGCCGCCGCGCGCGGGTGGGCTGCGGAAAACGGGCATCTCCTGGCACCGCTGGACGCCACCTACCAGGGCTACCGGGTAGGCATCTGGCTGAAGAACGCCAGGGCCGCGGCCCGGAAGGCTGCCGAGATCGAGCAGCGGCGTGCCGAGGGACTGCCGGTGGAGTCGGT
The nucleotide sequence above comes from Streptomyces cynarae. Encoded proteins:
- a CDS encoding helicase-related protein, producing the protein MCGDHKPNHRRRVLAEFAAGIATDGTVVEKGFLGSVKVLGEGVDTKNCDSVYWADVRGSMPDLVQAVGRALRMQPGEGKVASLVVPVLLGPGETVDNMLTSRAFGGLAKLLEALRAHDARVVEALAQQQAQSRVRGVQSRSGGQEGRGEGERKGLGRRLRPGIC
- a CDS encoding DEAD/DEAH box helicase family protein: MATGTGKTLVATHSAEELRAGRVLVLVPSLDLLAQTEAAWREGGRTGPMVGVSSLRGEEVSFPNTTDVGELVDWVRPFDKVTVFATYASLGLGTLERAHKAGLPGWDLIVVDEAHRCSGRIGKPWAVVHDNTRIPSLRRLYMTATPRLWQLDGDSEQGAPGELVASMEDDPEGPFGARCFTLTLSEAIDRGICAPYQVVCVDITDTQLQAAQLLGAAGRSDEVRGARLAALQTALVKASAEEGFRRTLVFHHVVKEAEAFAAAFPMWPRSCMPPTLSCTRRRSGPTGCAAITSRTTGGGFLRSSRPGSPRMARSWRRGSWGR